One window from the genome of Deinococcus sp. NW-56 encodes:
- a CDS encoding S41 family peptidase: protein MRSHLRRALALPGLLTLGLAGAGGTGGPPPVDAFALYDAAARLLRAHYAGPRMGEVDRLLTAERADLVRRCAGQARCSESQGRAALSAVLAALGDGHTRPLWNVPMHPAPPPAALDPRLRPTLRWEGKVAVVGLPEWFEVGMGAAFREVVGQAAARGANGLVVDLRDNPGGVLDECLAAAQVLAGDRVNLIGVGRSGAAIYDWRTTPQAQAARAWPRWKGSLALLVSPDTASCGELLAYWGQQAGGTVVGLPTRGLLNTLARDFALPGPSVLRLTAARATPDGRVPLPVRVEPNLRAGPEVADILAGRDPVLEAALEVLRR, encoded by the coding sequence ATGCGTTCCCACCTGCGCCGTGCCCTCGCCCTGCCGGGCCTGCTGACCCTGGGGCTGGCCGGAGCGGGGGGCACGGGCGGCCCGCCCCCCGTGGACGCCTTCGCCCTCTATGACGCCGCCGCCCGGCTGCTGCGAGCCCACTACGCCGGGCCACGGATGGGGGAGGTGGACCGCCTGCTCACTGCGGAGAGAGCCGACCTCGTCCGGCGCTGCGCGGGGCAGGCCCGCTGCTCGGAGTCTCAGGGCCGCGCCGCCTTGAGTGCCGTCCTCGCGGCGCTGGGAGACGGGCACACCCGGCCCCTCTGGAATGTCCCCATGCACCCTGCCCCGCCCCCAGCCGCCCTGGACCCCCGGCTACGGCCCACCCTGCGCTGGGAGGGGAAGGTCGCCGTGGTCGGGCTTCCCGAATGGTTCGAGGTCGGGATGGGAGCCGCCTTCCGCGAGGTGGTGGGGCAGGCGGCGGCGCGGGGGGCGAACGGACTCGTGGTGGACCTGCGCGACAACCCCGGCGGCGTACTGGACGAGTGCCTGGCGGCGGCGCAGGTGCTGGCCGGAGACCGGGTCAACCTGATCGGCGTGGGCCGCAGTGGGGCGGCAATTTATGACTGGCGGACCACCCCGCAGGCGCAGGCCGCCCGCGCCTGGCCGCGTTGGAAAGGATCCCTCGCGCTGCTTGTCTCACCGGACACGGCGTCGTGCGGCGAACTGCTCGCCTACTGGGGCCAGCAGGCGGGCGGCACGGTAGTCGGCCTGCCCACGCGGGGCCTGCTGAACACCCTCGCGCGAGACTTCGCCCTACCGGGACCCTCGGTGCTGCGCCTGACCGCCGCGCGGGCCACGCCGGACGGCCGGGTGCCCTTGCCCGTGCGGGTGGAGCCGAACCTCCGCGCCGGACCGGAGGTGGCGGACATCCTCGCGGGTCGGGACCCGGTGCTGGAAGCCGCACTGGAAGTCCTGCGGCGCTGA
- the cysK gene encoding cysteine synthase A — protein MIDALVGKTPLVQLGRVTEPGMADVFVKLEGLNPGGSIKDRTALGLVTDAEERGVLKPGGTLVEPTSGNTGIGLAQVAAARGYRLILCMPAQMSEERKRTLEAYGAQLVLTDPERRMLAAIEEAERIAAETGAVMLGQFSNPANPQTHERTTGPELWEQMEGRVDAFVYGSGTGGTISGVGRFLKRQDPGIRVIAVEPARSNVLSGGERGEHGFQGMGPGFIPPNLDRSVIDEVIPVWEEDAYPLARRLAREEGVFVGMSSGAMAWAALEVARRLGPGKRVATIACDTGARYLTTSLFHPDRPGTPKGYKPYSRERVEE, from the coding sequence ATGATTGACGCGCTGGTCGGAAAGACGCCGCTCGTGCAACTCGGCCGGGTGACCGAGCCGGGCATGGCGGACGTGTTCGTGAAGCTGGAGGGCCTGAATCCCGGCGGCTCCATCAAGGACCGCACCGCGCTGGGGCTGGTGACCGACGCCGAGGAGCGCGGCGTCCTGAAGCCGGGCGGCACCCTGGTCGAGCCGACGAGCGGCAACACCGGCATCGGGCTGGCGCAGGTCGCGGCGGCGCGGGGCTACCGGTTGATCCTGTGCATGCCCGCCCAGATGAGCGAGGAGCGCAAGCGCACCCTGGAAGCCTACGGCGCCCAGCTTGTGCTGACCGACCCCGAGCGCCGGATGCTCGCCGCCATCGAGGAAGCCGAGCGCATCGCCGCCGAGACCGGCGCCGTCATGCTGGGGCAGTTCTCCAACCCCGCCAACCCGCAGACCCACGAGCGCACCACCGGCCCCGAGCTGTGGGAGCAGATGGAAGGCCGGGTCGACGCCTTCGTGTACGGCTCGGGCACGGGCGGCACCATCAGCGGGGTGGGGCGCTTCCTCAAGCGGCAGGACCCCGGCATCCGGGTGATCGCCGTCGAACCCGCCCGCAGCAACGTCCTCTCGGGCGGCGAGCGCGGTGAGCACGGCTTTCAGGGCATGGGACCGGGCTTCATCCCGCCCAACCTCGACCGCTCGGTGATCGACGAGGTGATTCCCGTCTGGGAGGAGGACGCCTATCCCCTGGCCCGCCGCCTCGCCCGGGAGGAAGGCGTCTTTGTGGGCATGAGCAGCGGCGCGATGGCGTGGGCCGCGCTGGAGGTCGCCCGCCGCCTGGGACCGGGCAAGCGGGTGGCGACCATCGCCTGCGACACGGGGGCGCGGTACCTCACGACCAGCCTCTTTCACCCGGACCGGCCGGGGACGCCCAAGGGATACAAGCCGTACTCGCGTGAGCGGGTAGAGGAGTAG
- a CDS encoding DUF937 domain-containing protein, with product MMDIFNMLGGMSQAQATLGQRLGTSPQQTEAAMEAAIPLLLGAMTRNAQDPQGAQSLAGALDQHDGRALDLFGQGQAPDPYEGQRILGKVFGGQQQAAAQAVSRRAGIDPQLAMQLLSMAAPLVLAYLSRRRQGGMGQGQTGGFPGGQAGGMGGIDIGSILGGLLGGGAAGGGLGGMLGGGQPQQNPGYGQGYEQRGGMGGGLGGGQVIPGYRHEQDQPNPFGLPGHPGTGQMGSGQQGNLGGMVGTLNNVLDRDGDGNALNDLIGMFGGRRR from the coding sequence ATGATGGACATCTTCAACATGCTCGGCGGCATGAGCCAGGCCCAGGCCACCCTCGGCCAGCGGCTCGGTACCTCGCCCCAGCAGACCGAGGCGGCGATGGAAGCGGCCATTCCACTGCTGCTCGGCGCGATGACCCGCAACGCCCAGGACCCCCAGGGCGCCCAGTCGCTCGCCGGGGCGCTCGACCAGCACGACGGCCGTGCGCTGGACCTGTTCGGGCAGGGACAGGCCCCCGACCCCTACGAGGGCCAGAGGATTCTGGGCAAGGTCTTCGGCGGGCAGCAGCAGGCCGCCGCGCAAGCGGTGAGCCGCCGCGCCGGAATCGACCCCCAACTCGCCATGCAACTGCTCTCGATGGCCGCGCCCCTCGTGCTGGCCTACCTCAGCCGCCGCCGTCAGGGCGGGATGGGGCAGGGACAGACGGGCGGCTTTCCCGGCGGTCAGGCTGGGGGCATGGGCGGCATCGACATCGGCAGCATCCTGGGCGGCCTGCTCGGGGGCGGTGCGGCGGGAGGCGGCCTCGGCGGAATGCTGGGCGGCGGACAGCCCCAGCAGAACCCCGGCTACGGCCAGGGCTACGAGCAGCGCGGCGGGATGGGCGGCGGCCTCGGCGGCGGTCAGGTCATTCCCGGCTACCGCCACGAACAGGACCAGCCCAATCCCTTCGGCCTGCCGGGCCACCCCGGCACCGGGCAGATGGGCAGTGGCCAGCAGGGCAACCTCGGCGGAATGGTCGGCACCCTGAACAATGTCCTCGACCGCGACGGCGACGGCAACGCCCTCAATGACCTGATCGGGATGTTCGGAGGCCGCAGGCGGTAA
- a CDS encoding polysaccharide deacetylase family protein, translating to MRLLALLLALVCVCCLPRAEAGHLPLVYHQVGGGGGVTLGLDVATLRRRVETLRAAGYLFVTSSEALRFPASARTASLRFDDGFESVYTLAFPVLRDLGVAGTVYPIWERVGQPGYLTAAQLEELRGAGWEVGSHTRTHAALVDLTPPSLTRELAWPAGAAPAGGCLAYPFYLQDARVRRHARAGYACAVAGTFGVSGEAHALPGPLASPWDDWLLPWRAPLGADLRVPALLAGAGLGALGSQDAPVAVPPLWNPAAHELLGSGAFSLSWEGGVRDTRFLWRQGGWVLGLNLLRGGASYSGGTLAYHVGGPLTVAGGYGSAGPLGAVALALGGYGEVWARALPGSLTLGAEVLPLDYLRVRAEYDVVTRLGRAEGSYALPLRPGEGRPLRATLGYDGTPYAGVALRVGAHTAALTTRLDRPAFGVRVQAVW from the coding sequence GTGCGCCTTCTTGCCCTGCTGCTGGCCCTCGTCTGTGTGTGCTGCCTGCCCCGCGCGGAGGCCGGACACCTTCCGCTGGTCTACCACCAGGTCGGGGGCGGGGGCGGGGTGACGCTGGGGCTGGACGTGGCCACGCTGCGCCGCCGGGTCGAGACCTTGCGGGCCGCGGGCTACCTGTTCGTGACGAGCAGCGAGGCCCTGCGCTTCCCCGCCTCGGCCCGGACGGCGTCCCTGCGCTTCGACGACGGCTTCGAGAGCGTCTACACCCTGGCCTTTCCCGTGCTGCGCGATCTGGGAGTAGCGGGCACGGTCTATCCCATCTGGGAGCGGGTGGGACAGCCGGGGTACCTGACGGCGGCGCAGCTGGAGGAGCTGCGCGGGGCAGGCTGGGAGGTTGGCTCGCATACCCGCACCCACGCCGCCCTGGTGGACCTGACGCCGCCCAGCCTGACGCGGGAGCTGGCGTGGCCTGCCGGGGCCGCTCCGGCGGGGGGCTGCCTGGCCTACCCCTTCTACCTGCAAGACGCGCGGGTGCGGCGGCACGCGCGGGCGGGCTATGCCTGCGCCGTCGCCGGAACCTTCGGGGTGAGCGGCGAGGCCCACGCCCTGCCGGGGCCGCTGGCTTCCCCCTGGGACGACTGGCTGCTGCCCTGGCGTGCGCCGCTGGGCGCGGACCTGCGGGTGCCCGCCCTGCTGGCCGGGGCCGGGCTGGGGGCGCTGGGCAGCCAGGACGCCCCGGTCGCCGTGCCCCCCCTGTGGAACCCCGCCGCCCACGAGCTGCTGGGGTCGGGCGCGTTCAGCCTGAGCTGGGAGGGCGGCGTGCGCGACACCCGGTTCCTGTGGCGGCAGGGCGGCTGGGTGCTGGGCCTGAACCTCCTGCGCGGCGGGGCGAGCTACAGCGGGGGCACCCTCGCCTACCACGTGGGGGGGCCGCTCACCGTGGCGGGCGGCTACGGCTCGGCGGGGCCACTGGGAGCGGTCGCCCTCGCGCTGGGCGGGTACGGCGAGGTCTGGGCGCGGGCGCTGCCGGGGTCGCTCACCCTGGGGGCCGAGGTGCTGCCGCTGGACTACCTGCGCGTGCGGGCCGAGTACGACGTGGTCACCCGGCTGGGCCGGGCCGAGGGCAGCTACGCCCTGCCGCTGCGCCCCGGCGAGGGCCGTCCGCTGCGGGCCACGCTGGGCTACGACGGGACACCCTACGCGGGTGTGGCCCTGCGGGTCGGAGCGCACACGGCGGCCCTGACCACCCGGCTGGATCGCCCGGCGTTCGGGGTGCGCGTGCAGGCCGTCTGGTGA
- a CDS encoding DNA-3-methyladenine glycosylase, which yields MPAPLSPRFFDRDPVRVAREVLGSTLVRVLPGGEVLAGRVVEAEAYDCPRDPACTAGRFHAVRTLAMAIPPGHWLFWTAHGHPLLQVACREEGVSASVLIRALEPLEGVGHMLTHRPVTRERDLTNGPAKLVYALGLNPEQIAGQPVDGPALQLLPGLPVLDEQVAITARVGLLAGKNLPWRFLIRGNPWVSPGVPSMEL from the coding sequence GTGCCCGCTCCCCTGTCCCCCCGCTTCTTCGACCGTGACCCGGTGCGGGTCGCCCGCGAGGTGCTGGGCAGCACGCTGGTGCGGGTGCTGCCCGGTGGCGAGGTCCTCGCGGGCCGGGTCGTGGAGGCCGAGGCCTACGACTGCCCCCGCGACCCCGCCTGCACCGCCGGACGCTTCCACGCCGTCCGCACGCTGGCGATGGCGATCCCGCCGGGCCACTGGCTCTTCTGGACGGCGCACGGTCATCCCCTGCTGCAGGTCGCCTGCCGGGAGGAGGGCGTCTCGGCCAGCGTGCTGATCCGGGCGCTGGAACCGCTGGAGGGTGTCGGCCACATGCTGACCCACCGCCCCGTGACCCGCGAGCGCGACCTCACCAACGGTCCCGCCAAGCTCGTCTACGCGTTGGGGCTGAATCCCGAACAGATCGCCGGGCAGCCGGTCGACGGCCCCGCCCTGCAGCTCCTCCCCGGCCTCCCCGTTCTCGACGAGCAGGTCGCCATCACCGCCCGCGTCGGCCTGCTGGCGGGCAAGAACCTGCCGTGGCGCTTCCTGATTCGGGGCAATCCCTGGGTATCGCCCGGCGTGCCCAGCATGGAGCTGTGA
- a CDS encoding DNA glycosylase AlkZ-like family protein, with the protein MPLTPAALRALAHRTLTRQPSVQVALNDMGFLQADPIRAPARAQDLTLMQRVRGYRAGDLERLYPTLDAEEDMLPNYGFVPRRVQALLHPREVGQTRIEREHPDLLDEVRALLREVDEVHPREVAARLGRGRVANAWGGQSAATTRALDALHHRGEARVTRRASGVRLYGPAPHLAALRERPLPVEDRVRGAVHLLAALYAPLPEASLGYLVSLSGFGLPHLRGELRTAFRRAVREELHGETVDGLRYVWPADWDVSTPPAPRGVRIVGPFDPLVWDRRRFAHLHGWTYRLEAYTPAEKRQFGYYALPIFQAERAVGWANLRAGGGELRADVNFAPGVRETAALRRGLETELERYRRFLGLEA; encoded by the coding sequence ATGCCCCTCACGCCCGCCGCCCTCCGCGCCCTCGCCCACCGCACGCTGACCCGTCAACCCTCTGTCCAGGTCGCCCTGAACGACATGGGCTTTCTCCAGGCCGACCCCATCCGCGCCCCGGCCCGCGCCCAGGACCTCACCCTGATGCAGCGGGTGCGGGGCTACCGGGCGGGCGACCTCGAACGCCTCTACCCCACGCTCGACGCCGAGGAAGACATGCTCCCCAACTACGGCTTCGTGCCCCGGCGCGTGCAGGCGCTGCTTCACCCGCGCGAGGTGGGCCAGACGCGAATCGAGCGCGAACACCCGGACCTGTTAGATGAGGTCCGGGCGCTGCTGCGGGAAGTGGACGAGGTGCATCCCCGCGAGGTGGCCGCGCGGCTGGGCCGGGGCCGGGTGGCGAATGCCTGGGGCGGGCAGTCGGCGGCGACCACGCGGGCGCTCGACGCCCTGCACCACCGGGGCGAGGCCCGCGTGACCCGCCGGGCATCGGGGGTGCGGCTGTACGGCCCGGCTCCCCATCTGGCAGCCCTGCGCGAGCGGCCCCTTCCCGTGGAGGACCGGGTGCGCGGGGCCGTTCACCTGCTCGCTGCCCTGTACGCCCCACTGCCGGAGGCCAGCCTGGGATATCTGGTGAGCCTGTCGGGGTTCGGGTTGCCGCACCTGCGGGGCGAGCTGCGAACCGCCTTTCGCCGGGCGGTGCGCGAGGAACTGCACGGGGAAACGGTGGACGGCCTGCGCTACGTCTGGCCCGCCGACTGGGACGTGTCGACGCCGCCTGCCCCGCGCGGCGTGCGGATCGTCGGCCCCTTCGACCCCCTGGTGTGGGACCGGCGCCGCTTTGCCCACCTGCACGGCTGGACCTACCGGCTGGAGGCTTACACTCCTGCCGAGAAGCGGCAGTTCGGCTACTACGCCCTGCCCATCTTTCAGGCCGAGCGGGCGGTGGGCTGGGCCAACCTGCGGGCGGGGGGCGGCGAACTGCGGGCCGACGTGAACTTCGCCCCCGGCGTGCGTGAAACGGCGGCGCTGCGGCGTGGGCTGGAGACGGAGCTGGAGCGGTACCGCAGGTTTCTGGGCCTGGAAGCCTAA
- a CDS encoding phosphotransferase family protein has product MRLAALVGDLRRLSSPGPARSARVWPGELRAAFPDPRRLREAWVGEGAAFARYAGTGDPLFLKYLPAGWRDGRAHVRLVREATYLRDLAPLSPVPHARFLHAASDPARLGAHLFTEDLTDTTTGWGAFATDAEREAALERIARLLARHHAFWLDRPELRGEWTWDPARAVQRAGRVIPAPDWTQAEGVAVRDAAAALPALLAATRGVTLAHGDLHAGQVLWSRADGSPILIDYGQTHAAPLGEDLAHLLYVRLDASDRARLGPRLRGAYLAELAAHGVRRSEAEWRAEERAGLALNVLATAAQAGRDPGSGVRQALARVAGGWHGEG; this is encoded by the coding sequence GTGAGGCTGGCGGCCCTCGTCGGCGACCTGCGGCGGCTTTCCAGCCCTGGCCCCGCCCGCTCGGCGCGGGTGTGGCCGGGGGAGCTGCGGGCCGCCTTTCCTGACCCCCGACGGTTGCGCGAGGCGTGGGTGGGGGAGGGGGCCGCCTTCGCGCGGTATGCGGGCACGGGCGACCCCCTCTTCCTGAAGTACCTCCCGGCAGGCTGGCGCGACGGGCGTGCCCACGTCCGGCTGGTCCGCGAGGCGACCTACCTGCGTGACCTCGCGCCCCTGTCGCCCGTGCCTCACGCCCGCTTTCTCCACGCGGCGAGCGACCCGGCACGGCTGGGAGCGCACCTCTTCACCGAGGACCTGACCGACACGACGACGGGCTGGGGGGCCTTCGCCACCGACGCCGAGCGGGAGGCCGCGCTGGAGCGGATCGCTCGGCTGCTGGCCCGGCACCACGCCTTCTGGCTGGACCGTCCCGAGTTGCGCGGCGAGTGGACCTGGGACCCGGCGCGGGCGGTGCAGCGGGCCGGGCGGGTCATCCCAGCCCCGGACTGGACCCAGGCCGAGGGGGTGGCGGTGCGGGACGCCGCCGCAGCCCTCCCCGCCCTTCTGGCCGCCACGCGCGGCGTCACCCTGGCCCACGGCGACCTCCACGCCGGGCAGGTGCTGTGGTCACGGGCCGACGGGTCACCCATCCTGATCGACTACGGGCAGACGCACGCGGCGCCGCTGGGAGAGGACCTTGCCCACCTGCTGTATGTCCGGTTGGACGCCTCGGACCGCGCCCGCCTCGGCCCCCGGCTGCGCGGGGCGTACCTCGCGGAACTTGCCGCCCACGGCGTCCGCCGCAGCGAGGCCGAATGGCGGGCGGAGGAACGGGCGGGCCTCGCCCTGAACGTGCTGGCGACGGCGGCGCAGGCCGGGCGCGACCCCGGCAGCGGCGTGCGGCAGGCGCTGGCGCGGGTGGCGGGGGGGTGGCACGGGGAGGGTTAG
- the glmM gene encoding phosphoglucosamine mutase: protein MTERKYFGTDGVRAVAGEYPLTPAWVMTLGAAAGEVFKRRNPRASVVIGKDTRQSGDMLEAALAAGLTSRGVTVIHLGVLPTPGVSYLTRHLGADAGVVISASHNPYQDNGIKFFGPGGQKLSDATELAIEAAIDEVPSLPPVTGIDLGSVTNYAEAERLYIGSLREHAPDLTGLKVAMDCANGAAYRVGPKVFQAAGADVFAVYTTPDGRNINRDCGSTHLEHLQRLVREGDYDLGVAFDGDADRALFVDSRGNVVHGDHMLLLGARARGETAVVTTLMANMGLEVKLGEAGARLERTAVGDRYVHERLHEQGLTLGGEQSGHMLFLDVSPTGDGVLTALLTLGHMRELGTTLDELHDDLVMFPQTLVNVRVTDKKAISRDEAVQAAVAEAEARLNGRGRVNLRPSGTENLIRVMVEGPNEAEIHEVARTLAGVVERQGQRG from the coding sequence ATGACAGAGCGCAAGTATTTCGGCACCGACGGCGTGCGGGCGGTGGCGGGCGAGTATCCCCTGACTCCGGCCTGGGTGATGACCCTGGGCGCGGCGGCGGGCGAGGTCTTCAAACGGCGCAATCCCCGTGCCAGCGTGGTGATCGGCAAGGACACCCGCCAGAGCGGCGACATGCTGGAAGCGGCGCTCGCGGCGGGCCTGACCAGCCGGGGCGTGACCGTGATCCACCTGGGCGTGCTGCCCACCCCCGGCGTGAGCTACCTCACCCGGCACCTCGGCGCCGACGCGGGCGTGGTCATCAGCGCCTCGCACAACCCCTACCAGGACAATGGGATCAAGTTCTTCGGCCCCGGCGGCCAGAAGCTCAGCGACGCGACCGAGCTGGCCATCGAGGCCGCCATCGACGAGGTGCCCTCGCTGCCGCCCGTGACGGGGATCGACCTCGGCTCGGTGACGAACTACGCGGAAGCCGAGCGCCTCTACATCGGCTCCCTGCGCGAGCACGCGCCCGACCTCACGGGCCTGAAGGTGGCGATGGACTGCGCGAACGGGGCCGCCTACCGGGTGGGGCCTAAGGTGTTCCAGGCGGCAGGGGCCGACGTGTTCGCCGTCTATACCACCCCCGACGGCCGCAACATCAACCGGGACTGCGGCTCGACCCATCTGGAACACCTCCAGCGCCTCGTGCGCGAGGGGGACTATGACCTCGGCGTGGCCTTCGACGGGGACGCCGACCGCGCCCTGTTCGTCGACTCGCGCGGCAACGTCGTCCACGGCGACCACATGCTGCTGCTGGGCGCCCGCGCACGGGGCGAGACGGCGGTGGTGACCACCCTGATGGCGAACATGGGCCTGGAGGTCAAGCTGGGAGAAGCGGGAGCCCGGTTGGAGCGCACCGCCGTGGGCGACCGCTACGTCCACGAGCGGCTGCACGAGCAGGGCCTGACCCTGGGCGGCGAGCAGAGCGGGCACATGCTCTTTCTCGACGTATCGCCCACCGGGGACGGGGTGCTCACGGCCCTGCTGACCCTGGGGCATATGCGGGAGCTGGGCACCACGCTGGACGAGTTGCACGACGACCTCGTGATGTTCCCGCAGACCCTCGTCAACGTGCGCGTGACCGACAAGAAAGCCATCTCCCGCGACGAGGCGGTGCAGGCCGCCGTGGCCGAGGCCGAGGCCCGCCTCAATGGCCGGGGCCGCGTCAACCTGCGCCCCAGCGGCACCGAGAACCTGATCCGGGTGATGGTCGAAGGCCCCAACGAGGCCGAGATTCACGAGGTCGCCCGGACGCTGGCGGGTGTGGTGGAGCGGCAGGGACAGCGCGGCTGA